The Nicotiana tabacum cultivar K326 chromosome 14, ASM71507v2, whole genome shotgun sequence genome contains a region encoding:
- the LOC142168659 gene encoding uncharacterized protein LOC142168659 isoform X1, with product MKGAVENEGEELKGVVSLELLKENMADFAKEREWDQFHTPRNLLLALPRVFRKQPLYSFGVGEVGELSEIFQWKGEVPKGLPNWEEKEKEHLGEELSDVLLYLVRLSDICGIDLGIAALRKLELNAIKYPVSLSKGSSKKSTTLLCKSTTTTSTNINISNESEDGVTDDLL from the exons atGAAGGGGGCAGTAGAAAATGAAGGAGAAGAATTAAAAGGGGTGGTTAGTCTTGAACTACTGAAGGAAAACATGGCtgattttgcaaaagaaagagagTGGGATCAATTCCATACTCCAAGAAATCTCCTTTTAGCACTG ccgagggtctttcggaaacagcctctctactcatTCGGG GTGGGTGAAGTGGGAGAATTGTCTGAAATATTTCAGTGGAAAGGTGAGGTCCCAAAGGGGCTACCAAATTgggaagaaaaagagaaggagCATTTAGGTGAAGAGCTCTCAGATGTATTGCTTTATCTTGTCAGGCTTTCAGATATCTGTGGCATTGATCTTGGTATAGCTGCACTCAGAAAACTAGAGCTTAATGCCATTAAATACCCTGTTAGCCTTTCCAAAGGTTCATCCAAAAAAAGTACTACCCTTTTGTGCAAAAGTACAACAACAACCTCCACCAACATCAACATCAGCAATGAGAGTGAAGATGGTGTGACTGATGATCTTCTCTAA
- the LOC142169188 gene encoding uncharacterized protein LOC142169188, whose amino-acid sequence MDFIEGPPKSKGKSVIWVVVDRLTKYAHFVGLSHPYSATDIARLFMDNIYKLHGIPEDIVSDRDPVFTRKFWQKLLSMMGVNLNTSTAYHPQTDGQTEVVNRCLETYLRCFVQTHKLIGIAGDSESQEVDRILLTREFKLQLLKYHLQRAQQRMVEQANKHRLDMQFQEGDWKVGQVAYKLSLPPQLLIHPTFHVSQLKRCHELPKTITHPQVLELASPYCPQPQKNLDRRLIQKGNKVVAQVLVQWEKLSVDLATWEDYQALNIRFPKFLP is encoded by the exons ATGGATTTCATAGAAGGTCCACCAAAATCCAAAGGGAAATCAGTGATTTGGGTAGTGGTCGATAGGCTCACTAAGTATGCACACTTCGTAGGATTGTCTCACCCTTATTCTGCCACTGATATAGCAAGACTGTTTATGGATAATATCTACAAGCTACATGGGATACCTGAAGACATTGTGAGTGATCGAGACCCAGTTTTTACAAGAAAATTTTGGCAAAAACTACTGTCTATGATGGGAGTGAATTTGAACACTTCAACAGCCTATCACCCTCAAACAGATGGGCAAACAGAGGTGGTGAATAGGTGCCTAGAAACCTACTTGAGATGTTTCGTTCAGACTCACAAGCTGATTGGTATCG CTGGTGACTCAGAATCCCAAGAGGTTGACAGGATTTTACTCACAAGGGAATTCAAATTGCAGCTGCTCAAGTATCATCTACAAAGGGCTCAACAAAGGATGGTGGAACAAGCAAATAAGCATAGGTTAGACATGCAGTTTCAAGAAGGAGACTGG AAGGTGGGACAGGTTGCCTATAAACTCTCACTCCCTCCTCAACTGTTGATACATCCCACCTTTCATGTTTCTCAATTAAAACGATGTCATGAGCTGCCAAAGACCATAACTCACCCACAAGTGCTCGAATTAGCAAGTCCTTACTGCCCTCAACCTCAGAAAAATTTGGACAGGCGTTTGATTCAAAAAGGAAACAAAGTAGTGGCTCAAGTACTTGTCCAATGGGAGAAGTTGTCGGTTGATCTTGCAACCTGGGAAGATTATCAAGCTCTCAATATTCGCTTTCCAAAGTTTCTTCCTTGA
- the LOC142168659 gene encoding uncharacterized protein LOC142168659 isoform X2, with protein sequence MKGAVENEGEELKGVVSLELLKENMADFAKEREWDQFHTPRNLLLALVGEVGELSEIFQWKGEVPKGLPNWEEKEKEHLGEELSDVLLYLVRLSDICGIDLGIAALRKLELNAIKYPVSLSKGSSKKSTTLLCKSTTTTSTNINISNESEDGVTDDLL encoded by the exons atGAAGGGGGCAGTAGAAAATGAAGGAGAAGAATTAAAAGGGGTGGTTAGTCTTGAACTACTGAAGGAAAACATGGCtgattttgcaaaagaaagagagTGGGATCAATTCCATACTCCAAGAAATCTCCTTTTAGCACTG GTGGGTGAAGTGGGAGAATTGTCTGAAATATTTCAGTGGAAAGGTGAGGTCCCAAAGGGGCTACCAAATTgggaagaaaaagagaaggagCATTTAGGTGAAGAGCTCTCAGATGTATTGCTTTATCTTGTCAGGCTTTCAGATATCTGTGGCATTGATCTTGGTATAGCTGCACTCAGAAAACTAGAGCTTAATGCCATTAAATACCCTGTTAGCCTTTCCAAAGGTTCATCCAAAAAAAGTACTACCCTTTTGTGCAAAAGTACAACAACAACCTCCACCAACATCAACATCAGCAATGAGAGTGAAGATGGTGTGACTGATGATCTTCTCTAA